In a genomic window of Xenopus laevis strain J_2021 chromosome 5S, Xenopus_laevis_v10.1, whole genome shotgun sequence:
- the LOC121394272 gene encoding uncharacterized protein LOC121394272 isoform X2: MNETERIPSLLSLYSVLEDFRVEDTDFEALASYYEHHYRVQYGSNVILDQFILLYFLDPSTINGNIIHYWIMIYYLEELKREHATLCIDVSLSPETPTEQQIWRQHLEYLRLQNTVQSHLLQLGMTFSEKEKKLQEAAHPPVGERLTLRKRVRKAIMKRLQRVWHSTRKLACCHRSTATT; the protein is encoded by the exons ATGAACGAGACAGAGAGAATTCCATCActcctg tcaCTGTACTCCGTCCTGGAGGATTTCAGGGTGGAGGATACAGATTTTGAGGCCCTcgcctcttattacg aacatcactaccgggtccaATATGGGAGCAACGTCATCTT AGATCAGTTTATACTGCTCTACTTTTTGGACCCGAGCACAATCAATGGGAACATTATCCATTACTGGATAATGATTTACTATCTG gaagagCTCAAGAGGGAGCATGCCACCCTCTGCATTGATGTGTCGCTgtctcct gagACACCAACAGAGCAGCAAATATGGAGGCAGCATCTGGAGTATCTGCGGCTGCAGAAT ACTGTCCAATCTCACCTTCTCCAGCTTGGCATGACATTCTCGGAGAAGGAGAAGAAACTGCAGGAAGCTGCTCATCCTCCGGTGGGGGAAAGGCTGACCCTCCGAAAACGGGtcaggaaggccatcatgaagaggctacagagagtttgg cattccaccagAAAACTCGCCTGCTGTCATCGATCCACCGCCACCACCTGA
- the LOC121394272 gene encoding uncharacterized protein LOC121394272 isoform X1 — protein MNETERIPSLLSLYSVLEDFRVEDTDFEALASYYEHHYRVQYGSNVILDQFILLYFLDPSTINGNIIHYWIMIYYLEELKREHATLCIDVSLSPETPTEQQIWRQHLEYLRLQNTVQSHLLQLGMTFSEKEKKLQEAAHPPVGERLTLRKRVRKAIMKRLQRVWVMYLFTVNYPSSRDAPCCPVQFHFTSGHSDHFQSEQ, from the exons ATGAACGAGACAGAGAGAATTCCATCActcctg tcaCTGTACTCCGTCCTGGAGGATTTCAGGGTGGAGGATACAGATTTTGAGGCCCTcgcctcttattacg aacatcactaccgggtccaATATGGGAGCAACGTCATCTT AGATCAGTTTATACTGCTCTACTTTTTGGACCCGAGCACAATCAATGGGAACATTATCCATTACTGGATAATGATTTACTATCTG gaagagCTCAAGAGGGAGCATGCCACCCTCTGCATTGATGTGTCGCTgtctcct gagACACCAACAGAGCAGCAAATATGGAGGCAGCATCTGGAGTATCTGCGGCTGCAGAAT ACTGTCCAATCTCACCTTCTCCAGCTTGGCATGACATTCTCGGAGAAGGAGAAGAAACTGCAGGAAGCTGCTCATCCTCCGGTGGGGGAAAGGCTGACCCTCCGAAAACGGGtcaggaaggccatcatgaagaggctacagagagtttgggtaatgtatctATTTACTGTCAATTACCCTTCATCTAGAGATGCCCCATGTTGTCCAGTGCAGTTCCACTTTACTTCCGGCCATTCTGatcattttcaatcagaacaatag